From a region of the Vallicoccus soli genome:
- a CDS encoding pilus assembly protein CpaE: MLPVTLAMRLRGAGLQWLPARGDRFVVLAPELEEEVFVLSDMVVEVHEFPTGPVLGFNGTTEWALDSVDTSRALWLPAEDQLRSMLGAEFAALEREGGRHRVRLADGTAVDAEGAAEAYGLALLHVLTRPARRA; this comes from the coding sequence GTGCTGCCCGTGACGCTCGCGATGCGCCTGCGCGGCGCCGGCCTGCAGTGGCTCCCGGCGCGCGGCGACCGGTTCGTGGTCCTCGCGCCCGAGCTCGAGGAGGAGGTGTTCGTGCTCAGCGACATGGTCGTCGAGGTGCACGAGTTCCCCACCGGGCCCGTGCTCGGCTTCAACGGCACGACCGAGTGGGCGCTGGACTCCGTCGACACCTCGCGCGCGCTGTGGCTGCCGGCCGAGGACCAGCTCCGCTCGATGCTCGGCGCGGAGTTCGCCGCGCTCGAGCGCGAGGGCGGGCGGCACCGGGTGCGCTTGGCGGACGGGACCGCCGTCGACGCCGAGGGCGCCGCGGAGGCGTACGGCCTGGCCCTGCTGCACGTGCTGACCCGGCCGGCCCGCCGGGCCTGA
- a CDS encoding antibiotic biosynthesis monooxygenase family protein, translated as MGSVPYVAINVLTVPGGRGEVLEQRFAGRAGAVEASPGFERFELLRPVEGTDQYLVYTRWRSEEDFRAWTASQAFGQGHARAGGGGGGGPAASGATVWGFEVAQAADPA; from the coding sequence ATGGGGAGCGTGCCGTACGTCGCCATCAACGTCCTGACCGTCCCCGGCGGCCGCGGGGAGGTGCTCGAGCAGCGCTTCGCCGGCCGCGCCGGCGCCGTCGAGGCCTCCCCCGGCTTCGAGCGCTTCGAGCTGCTGCGCCCGGTGGAGGGCACCGACCAGTACCTCGTCTACACCCGCTGGCGCAGCGAGGAGGACTTCCGCGCCTGGACGGCCTCGCAGGCCTTCGGCCAGGGGCACGCCCGCGCCGGCGGCGGCGGAGGCGGCGGGCCGGCCGCGAGCGGCGCGACCGTCTGGGGCTTCGAGGTCGCCCAGGCCGCCGACCCGGCCTGA
- a CDS encoding LLM class flavin-dependent oxidoreductase, protein MGRDVPDLATVPLSVLELSPVLSDQTPHEALEATVDVARLAEDLGATRFWLAEHHGMPGIASSSPAVLLAHVAARTSTLRVGSGGVMLPNHAPLVVAEQFATLASLHPGRVDLGIGRAPGTDGATARALRRTASLGAEDFPEQLGELLGFLHGTFPEDHPYARLVLVPELASVEDAPQVWLLGSSGYSAQVAGLLGLRFAFAHHFAGQGTEEALALYRGTFRPSRHLDAPYAMVTATVVSAPTDEEARHVARTGQLAILRLRTGRPSRMPTPEEAAAHGWTELDLAIAEQASLGHVVGDPAAVRAGLDELVQRTAPDELMVTTLSGRPADRLRSLRTVAEVTGRLPAPAPVA, encoded by the coding sequence TTGGGCAGGGACGTGCCCGACCTCGCCACCGTGCCGCTGTCCGTCCTCGAGCTGTCCCCGGTCCTGTCGGATCAGACGCCCCACGAGGCCCTCGAGGCCACCGTCGACGTGGCCCGGCTCGCCGAGGACCTGGGCGCCACGCGGTTCTGGCTCGCCGAGCACCACGGGATGCCGGGCATCGCCAGCTCGTCCCCGGCCGTGCTCCTCGCGCACGTCGCGGCGCGCACGTCGACCCTGCGGGTCGGCTCGGGCGGGGTCATGCTGCCCAACCACGCGCCGCTCGTCGTCGCCGAGCAGTTCGCGACCCTCGCGTCGCTGCACCCCGGCCGGGTCGACCTCGGCATCGGCCGCGCTCCCGGCACCGACGGCGCGACGGCCCGCGCCCTGCGGCGCACCGCGTCGCTGGGCGCCGAGGACTTCCCCGAGCAGCTCGGCGAGCTGCTCGGGTTCCTGCACGGCACGTTCCCCGAGGACCACCCGTACGCCCGCCTCGTCCTCGTCCCCGAGCTCGCGTCGGTCGAGGACGCCCCGCAGGTCTGGCTCCTCGGCTCCAGCGGCTACAGCGCCCAGGTGGCCGGGCTGCTCGGGCTGCGCTTCGCCTTCGCGCACCACTTCGCCGGCCAGGGCACGGAGGAGGCGCTCGCGCTCTACCGCGGCACGTTCCGGCCGTCGCGGCACCTCGACGCCCCGTACGCCATGGTCACCGCCACGGTCGTCTCCGCGCCCACCGACGAGGAGGCGCGGCACGTGGCGCGCACCGGGCAGCTCGCGATTCTGCGCCTGCGCACCGGTCGCCCGAGCCGCATGCCGACGCCCGAGGAGGCCGCGGCGCACGGTTGGACCGAGCTCGACCTCGCGATCGCCGAGCAGGCCTCGCTCGGGCACGTCGTCGGCGACCCCGCCGCCGTCCGCGCCGGGCTCGACGAGCTGGTGCAGCGCACCGCGCCCGACGAGCTCATGGTGACCACCCTGTCCGGGCGCCCCGCCGACCGGCTGCGCAGCCTGCGCACGGTCGCCGAGGTCACCGGGCGCCTGCCCGCGCCCGCCCCCGTCGCCTGA
- a CDS encoding DUF445 domain-containing protein codes for MRAPVDPTELSAADLARRTSLRRHKAFATGLLLVAAVLWLVLRAQEEGGPAWVGYARAAAEAGMVGGLADWFAVTALFRHPLGVPVPHTAIIPRRKDALGTSLGEFVGANFLAEDVVRGKLRRAEVTRRLGRWLRRPEGAARVTEELARVVRAGAGLLRDEQVVGVLERAALRRLGTTSVAPALGRLLDRVVDDGAHHGLVDLAAERTHDWLVANRESLLDLMTAQAPAWSPRWLDERVSERLYAELVRIAAGVRDDPAHDARGAIDRFLAQLARDLQQDAATVARVDGQVRALAEHPAVHRSFAQVVESGRTTLLELVDDPDSELRRRITDELAALGARLEDDAPLRAKVDARVEDLVGYVVSTYRDEILTLITDTVAAWDARSTARKVELQVGRDLQYIRVNGTVVGALAGLVIHGVADLLG; via the coding sequence GTGCGCGCACCCGTCGACCCCACCGAGCTCTCCGCCGCCGACCTGGCGCGGCGGACCAGCCTGCGCCGGCACAAGGCCTTCGCGACCGGGCTGCTGCTCGTGGCGGCGGTGCTCTGGCTGGTGCTGCGGGCGCAGGAGGAGGGCGGGCCCGCCTGGGTCGGCTACGCCCGGGCGGCCGCCGAGGCCGGGATGGTCGGCGGGCTCGCCGACTGGTTCGCGGTCACGGCGCTGTTCCGGCACCCGCTGGGGGTGCCCGTCCCGCACACCGCGATCATCCCGCGCCGCAAGGACGCGCTCGGCACGAGCCTCGGGGAGTTCGTCGGCGCCAACTTCCTCGCCGAGGACGTGGTCCGCGGCAAGCTGCGCCGGGCCGAGGTCACGCGCCGGCTCGGCCGCTGGCTGCGGCGCCCCGAGGGCGCGGCGCGCGTCACCGAGGAGCTGGCCCGGGTCGTGCGGGCCGGGGCCGGGCTGCTGCGCGACGAGCAGGTCGTCGGCGTGCTCGAGCGCGCCGCCCTGCGCCGGCTGGGCACCACGTCGGTCGCGCCGGCCCTCGGCCGGCTGCTCGACCGCGTCGTGGACGACGGCGCCCACCACGGGCTCGTCGACCTCGCCGCCGAGCGCACCCACGACTGGCTCGTCGCCAACCGGGAGAGCCTGCTCGACCTCATGACCGCCCAGGCGCCGGCGTGGTCGCCGCGCTGGCTCGACGAGCGCGTGTCCGAGCGGCTGTACGCCGAGCTGGTCCGCATCGCGGCGGGCGTCCGCGACGACCCCGCCCACGACGCGCGCGGCGCCATCGACCGCTTCCTCGCCCAGCTCGCCCGCGACCTGCAGCAGGACGCGGCCACCGTCGCCCGCGTGGACGGCCAGGTCCGCGCCCTCGCCGAGCACCCCGCCGTGCACCGCTCGTTCGCGCAGGTCGTCGAGTCCGGGCGCACCACCCTGCTCGAGCTCGTGGACGACCCGGACAGCGAGCTGCGCCGGCGCATCACCGACGAGCTCGCCGCGCTCGGCGCCCGGCTCGAGGACGACGCGCCGCTGCGCGCCAAGGTCGACGCCCGGGTGGAGGACCTCGTCGGGTACGTCGTCTCGACCTACCGCGACGAGATCCTCACGCTGATCACCGACACCGTCGCCGCCTGGGACGCGCGCAGCACCGCGCGCAAGGTGGAGCTGCAGGTCGGGCGGGACCTGCAGTACATCCGGGTCAACGGCACCGTCGTCGGCGCCCTCGCCGGGCTCGTGATCCACGGCGTCGCCGACCTGCTGGGGTAG
- a CDS encoding sulfite exporter TauE/SafE family protein, with amino-acid sequence MERLLVFVLVGLGAQLVDGALGMAYGVTSTSLLLISGLNPAAASASVHLAELGTTLASGISHWRFKNVDWRLVLSLGVPGALGAFAGATLLSRISTELAAPWMALVLAVLGGYVLVKFALRSVRAVHEPKPPHSRRFLAPLGLTAGFVDATGGGGWGPVATSTLLSAGRVQPRTVIGSVSTSEFLVTLAASVGFLIGLGGEGVNLVSVAGLLIGGVVAAPFAAYLVRALPVNVLGAGVGGLLMITNARTLMAALEVTGALRVLVYLAVVAVWALFLQLAVRKHLASREERAQELVAA; translated from the coding sequence ATGGAACGGCTCCTCGTCTTCGTCCTCGTCGGCCTCGGCGCGCAGCTCGTCGACGGCGCCCTCGGGATGGCGTACGGGGTGACCTCGACGAGCCTGCTGCTCATCAGCGGGCTCAACCCGGCCGCGGCCTCGGCGTCCGTGCACCTGGCCGAGCTCGGCACCACGCTCGCCTCGGGCATCTCGCACTGGCGGTTCAAGAACGTCGACTGGCGGCTCGTGCTCAGCCTCGGCGTCCCCGGCGCGCTCGGCGCGTTCGCCGGCGCCACCCTGCTCTCGCGCATCAGCACCGAGCTCGCGGCGCCGTGGATGGCGCTCGTCCTCGCGGTGCTCGGCGGCTACGTGCTCGTGAAGTTCGCGCTGCGGAGCGTCCGCGCCGTCCACGAGCCCAAGCCGCCGCACTCGCGCCGCTTCCTCGCCCCGCTGGGGCTCACCGCCGGCTTCGTCGACGCCACCGGCGGCGGCGGGTGGGGCCCGGTCGCGACCTCGACCCTGCTCTCGGCGGGGCGGGTGCAGCCGCGCACCGTCATCGGCTCGGTCAGCACCAGCGAGTTCCTCGTGACGCTCGCCGCGAGCGTCGGCTTCCTCATCGGGCTCGGGGGCGAGGGCGTCAACCTCGTCAGCGTCGCCGGGCTGCTCATCGGCGGCGTCGTCGCCGCCCCCTTCGCGGCGTACCTCGTGCGCGCCCTGCCCGTGAACGTGCTCGGCGCCGGCGTCGGCGGCCTGCTCATGATCACGAACGCCCGCACGCTCATGGCGGCGCTCGAGGTCACCGGCGCCCTGCGGGTGCTCGTCTACCTCGCCGTCGTCGCGGTGTGGGCGCTGTTCCTGCAGCTCGCGGTGCGCAAGCACCTCGCGAGCCGCGAGGAGCGGGCGCAGGAGCTCGTCGCGGCCTGA
- a CDS encoding uridine kinase, with protein sequence MQVRPVTPERLVEELAGRVLAAAAELERAHGPRAWLRVAVDGAPAARPADLADALVDPVRVGGRAALRVSAEDFLRPASLRLERGREDPDAYLEDRLDDRALAREVLDPLDPGGTGRWLPSLWDAQRDRATRAAYAQAPPGAVLLLDGTALLGRWLALDLVVHLALGPGALARRTPPQLRWTLPALERYGAEVLPEEVADVVVRVDDPRRPALVE encoded by the coding sequence GTGCAGGTGCGCCCCGTGACCCCCGAGCGGCTCGTCGAGGAGCTCGCCGGGCGGGTGCTCGCGGCGGCCGCGGAGCTCGAGCGCGCGCACGGCCCGCGGGCCTGGCTGCGCGTCGCCGTCGACGGCGCGCCGGCGGCGCGCCCCGCGGACCTGGCCGACGCGCTCGTCGACCCGGTGCGCGTCGGCGGGCGGGCGGCGCTGCGGGTGTCGGCGGAGGACTTCCTGCGGCCCGCGTCGCTGCGGCTCGAGCGCGGGCGGGAGGACCCGGACGCGTACCTCGAGGACCGGCTCGACGACCGGGCGCTCGCCCGCGAGGTGCTGGACCCCCTGGACCCGGGTGGGACGGGGCGCTGGCTGCCCAGCCTCTGGGACGCGCAGCGGGACCGGGCGACGCGGGCGGCGTACGCGCAGGCGCCCCCCGGCGCCGTCCTGCTCCTCGACGGGACGGCGCTGCTCGGGCGCTGGCTCGCGCTCGACCTCGTCGTGCACCTCGCGCTCGGCCCCGGGGCCCTGGCCCGCCGCACGCCGCCGCAGCTGCGCTGGACGCTGCCGGCCCTCGAGCGGTACGGCGCCGAGGTGCTGCCCGAGGAGGTCGCGGACGTCGTCGTGCGGGTGGACGACCCGCGACGGCCTGCGCTGGTCGAGTGA
- a CDS encoding ABC-F family ATP-binding cassette domain-containing protein: protein MSATLVAKDLAAGHGDRSLFSGLDLVVAPGDVVGLVGANGAGKSTLLRLLAGLERPEHGAVRLDPPTATVGHLPQEPERRPGETVAALLARRTGVTAAQQELDATTEALARGDAGADDAYAVALERWLALGGADLEERAEQVAADLGLAVGLDAPMTSLSGGQAARAGLAALLLSRYDVLLLDEPTNDLDLDGLELLERFVAGLRSPVVLVSHDREFLARTVTDVVELDLAQQQVNVYGGGYEAYLEEREVARRHAREAYEEYAGTRAGLEARARTQRSWMEKGVKNARRKASDNDKIGRKFRSEATEKQAAKARQTERRIERLDEVEEPRKEWQLQMSIAAAPRAGAVVATLRGAVVRRGGFVLGPVDLQVDWADRIAITGPNGAGKSTLLATLLGRLPPDEGSAALGPAVVVGEVDQARGAFVGAAPLADAFAAQVPDWPTAEVRTLLAKFGLGADHVLRPAGTLSPGERTRAALALLQARGVNLLVLDEPTNHLDLPAIEQLEQALGSYEGTLLLVTHDRRMLGAVRTTRRLVVRDGGVAEEDAAEQAGAPGRG, encoded by the coding sequence GTGAGCGCCACCCTCGTCGCCAAGGACCTCGCCGCCGGGCACGGGGACCGCAGCCTCTTCAGCGGGCTGGACCTCGTCGTGGCCCCCGGCGACGTCGTGGGCCTCGTGGGGGCCAACGGGGCCGGCAAGTCCACGCTGCTGCGCCTGCTCGCCGGGCTCGAGCGACCGGAGCACGGCGCGGTGCGCCTCGACCCGCCGACGGCCACCGTCGGGCACCTGCCCCAGGAGCCCGAGCGGCGCCCCGGCGAGACGGTCGCCGCCCTGCTCGCCCGCCGCACCGGCGTCACCGCCGCCCAGCAGGAGCTCGACGCGACCACGGAGGCGCTGGCCCGCGGCGACGCGGGCGCCGACGACGCGTACGCCGTGGCCCTGGAGCGCTGGCTGGCCCTCGGCGGGGCCGACCTCGAGGAGCGCGCCGAGCAGGTCGCCGCCGACCTCGGCCTCGCCGTCGGGCTCGACGCGCCCATGACGAGCCTGTCCGGCGGGCAGGCGGCGCGCGCCGGGCTCGCGGCGCTGCTGCTCAGCCGCTACGACGTCCTCCTGCTCGACGAGCCCACGAACGACCTCGACCTCGACGGGCTGGAGCTCCTCGAGCGCTTCGTCGCGGGGCTGCGCTCGCCGGTCGTCCTCGTGAGCCACGACCGCGAGTTCCTCGCCCGCACCGTCACCGACGTCGTCGAGCTCGACCTCGCCCAGCAGCAGGTCAACGTCTACGGCGGCGGGTACGAGGCGTACCTCGAGGAGCGCGAGGTCGCCCGACGGCACGCGCGCGAGGCGTACGAGGAGTACGCCGGCACGCGCGCCGGGCTCGAGGCGCGGGCCCGCACGCAGCGGTCCTGGATGGAGAAGGGCGTGAAGAACGCCCGCCGCAAGGCGAGCGACAACGACAAGATCGGTCGCAAGTTCCGCAGCGAGGCGACGGAGAAGCAGGCGGCGAAGGCGCGCCAGACGGAGCGCCGGATCGAGCGGCTCGACGAGGTCGAGGAGCCGCGCAAGGAGTGGCAGCTGCAGATGAGCATCGCCGCGGCGCCGCGCGCGGGGGCCGTCGTGGCCACGCTGCGCGGGGCGGTGGTGCGCCGCGGCGGCTTCGTGCTGGGACCCGTCGACCTGCAGGTGGACTGGGCCGACCGCATCGCGATCACCGGCCCCAACGGCGCGGGCAAGTCCACGCTGCTCGCGACCCTGCTCGGCCGGCTCCCGCCGGACGAGGGCTCGGCCGCGCTGGGACCGGCCGTCGTCGTGGGCGAGGTCGACCAGGCGCGCGGCGCGTTCGTCGGCGCGGCGCCGCTCGCCGACGCCTTCGCCGCGCAGGTCCCGGACTGGCCGACCGCCGAGGTGCGCACGCTGCTGGCGAAGTTCGGGCTCGGCGCCGACCACGTGCTGCGCCCCGCGGGCACCCTGTCCCCCGGCGAGCGCACCCGCGCGGCGCTCGCGCTGCTGCAGGCGCGCGGGGTGAACCTCCTCGTCCTCGACGAGCCCACCAACCACCTCGACCTGCCGGCCATCGAGCAGCTCGAGCAGGCGCTGGGCTCGTACGAGGGCACCCTCCTGCTGGTCACGCACGACCGGCGGATGCTCGGCGCCGTCCGCACCACCCGCCGGCTCGTCGTGCGTGACGGAGGGGTGGCGGAGGAGGACGCTGCGGAGCAGGCTGGGGCCCCGGGCCGGGGCTGA